In Curtobacterium sp. L6-1, a genomic segment contains:
- a CDS encoding DUF3099 domain-containing protein, which produces MNRTKSTQRIQLQRTSPEPETDRPVSSQNITTLPDNPEIDRAHRLSRYVWQMAFRVVCFVAAVLIWSAWHSWIAVLPIVAAAIVPWVAVVLANAGNRTGGDVVRPGGAVELYDAVDPHLREEQEEARAQAYRAEQERLRDQAQRAQEDWQRNGDRSRVWGRR; this is translated from the coding sequence ATGAACCGCACCAAGAGCACGCAGCGCATCCAGCTCCAGCGAACGAGCCCGGAACCCGAGACGGACCGCCCGGTGTCCTCGCAGAACATCACCACCCTCCCGGACAACCCGGAGATCGACCGGGCCCACCGGTTGTCCCGCTACGTCTGGCAGATGGCCTTCCGCGTCGTCTGCTTCGTCGCGGCGGTGCTGATCTGGAGCGCGTGGCACAGCTGGATCGCCGTCCTCCCCATCGTCGCGGCGGCCATCGTGCCGTGGGTGGCCGTCGTGCTCGCGAACGCGGGCAACCGGACCGGCGGCGACGTCGTCCGTCCGGGCGGGGCCGTCGAGCTGTACGACGCGGTCGACCCGCACCTGCGCGAGGAGCAGGAAGAGGCCCGCGCCCAGGCCTACCGCGCCGAGCAGGAGCGGCTCCGCGACCAGGCACAGCGGGCGCAGGAGGACTGGCAGCGCAACGGCGACCGGTCGCGGGTGTGGGGTCGCCGCTGA
- the fabG gene encoding 3-oxoacyl-ACP reductase FabG yields the protein MTTPRTVLITGGNRGIGHALAARFVAAGHRVAVTSRSGQGGPEGALTVQADITDTASVDRAFTEVEAALGPVEVLVANAGITNDGLLLRMSEEDFTSVIDTNLTGTFRVVKRATKGMMKAKFGRIVLMSSVVGAYGQIGQVNYASSKAALVGMARSITRELGSRGITANVVAPGFIQTDMTAALSEDLQAEFKKAIPAARYGSVDDVADATLFLAGDGAGYVSGAVIPVDGGLGMGH from the coding sequence ATGACCACCCCCCGTACCGTCCTCATCACCGGCGGCAACCGCGGCATCGGCCACGCGCTGGCCGCCCGGTTCGTCGCCGCCGGACACCGCGTCGCCGTCACCTCGCGTTCGGGGCAGGGCGGCCCCGAGGGAGCGCTCACCGTGCAGGCCGACATCACCGACACGGCGTCGGTCGACCGGGCGTTCACCGAGGTCGAGGCGGCACTCGGACCGGTCGAGGTCCTCGTCGCGAACGCCGGCATCACGAACGACGGTCTCCTGCTCCGCATGTCGGAGGAGGACTTCACGAGCGTCATCGACACGAACCTCACCGGCACCTTCCGCGTGGTCAAGCGCGCGACGAAGGGCATGATGAAGGCGAAGTTCGGCCGCATCGTGCTCATGTCGAGCGTCGTCGGCGCCTACGGGCAGATCGGACAGGTGAACTACGCCTCGTCGAAGGCGGCCCTGGTCGGCATGGCCCGGTCGATCACGCGGGAACTCGGCAGCCGCGGCATCACCGCGAACGTCGTGGCACCTGGCTTCATCCAGACCGACATGACCGCGGCGCTGTCCGAGGACCTGCAGGCCGAGTTCAAGAAGGCGATCCCCGCGGCCCGGTACGGCAGCGTGGACGATGTGGCCGACGCCACGCTGTTCCTGGCGGGGGACGGCGCCGGCTACGTCTCGGGTGCGGTCATCCCGGTCGACGGCGGTCTCGGCATGGGGCACTGA
- the serB gene encoding phosphoserine phosphatase SerB, producing MPRFLVVLDADSTLLEDEVIELLADAAGTRLRVQAVTERAMRGEIDFAESLRERVATLAGLPTEVFARAQRVVRVTRGADELVRGVHAAGGTVGVVSGGFNEVLDPFADALGLDHCRANRLEVRDGVLTGRVLGDVVDAAAKAVALREWATADGVDPAHTVAVGDGANDLAMMGVAALAVAFDAKPLVRAQADVAVVDRDLSVVLAALGLRG from the coding sequence GTGCCGCGCTTCCTCGTCGTCCTCGATGCCGACTCCACCCTGCTCGAGGACGAGGTCATCGAGCTCCTCGCAGACGCCGCCGGGACCCGGCTCCGAGTCCAGGCGGTCACGGAGCGCGCCATGCGCGGCGAGATCGACTTCGCCGAGAGCCTCCGGGAGCGGGTGGCGACGCTGGCGGGCCTCCCGACCGAGGTCTTCGCGCGCGCCCAGCGGGTCGTCCGCGTCACGCGCGGTGCCGACGAACTGGTCCGCGGGGTGCACGCCGCCGGCGGCACGGTCGGCGTGGTCTCCGGCGGCTTCAACGAGGTCCTCGACCCGTTCGCGGACGCCCTGGGGCTCGACCACTGCCGCGCGAACCGTCTCGAGGTGCGCGACGGCGTGCTCACCGGGCGGGTGCTCGGCGACGTCGTCGACGCGGCCGCCAAGGCGGTCGCCCTCCGGGAGTGGGCGACGGCCGACGGTGTGGACCCGGCCCACACGGTCGCGGTGGGCGACGGTGCGAACGACCTCGCGATGATGGGCGTGGCGGCGTTGGCCGTGGCGTTCGACGCGAAGCCCCTCGTGCGCGCGCAGGCTGACGTGGCGGTCGTCGACCGCGACCTGTCCGTCGTGCTCGCGGCGCTCGGACTGCGGGGCTGA
- the glgC gene encoding glucose-1-phosphate adenylyltransferase, with product MATKKVFGIVLAGGEGKRLMPLTADRAKPAVPFGGNFRLVDFALSNLVNSGLQRIVVLTQYKSHSLDRHVSQTWRMEGLLGSYVASVPAQQRLGKRWFAGSADAILQSLNLMRDERPDIVVVVGADHVYRMDFSQMVEAHIASGRSATVAAIRQPIELADQFGVIKVDDADPTRIEAFLEKPKDATGLPDSPNEVLASMGNYVFDADALVDAVLRDGQVETSDHDMGGDIIPDFVARGDAGVYDLQRNEVPGSNDRDKYYWRDVGTIDSFFDAHMDLIAPVPVFNLYNQDWPIFNQQTNLPPAKFVRDANGNTGATVDSIVSLGCLLSGAQVERSVIGPWATIDSQAKVLDSIVFERATIGAGAIVNRAILDKDVVLEPGASVGLDREADEARGFTVTDSGITVVGKGVRVEA from the coding sequence ATGGCAACGAAGAAGGTATTCGGCATCGTCCTCGCCGGCGGCGAGGGGAAACGGCTCATGCCGCTCACGGCAGACCGTGCGAAGCCGGCCGTGCCGTTCGGTGGGAACTTCCGCCTCGTGGACTTCGCGCTGTCGAACCTGGTCAACTCCGGGCTCCAGCGGATCGTCGTCCTGACGCAGTACAAGTCGCACTCCCTCGACCGGCACGTCTCACAGACCTGGCGCATGGAGGGGCTGCTCGGCTCCTACGTCGCCTCCGTCCCCGCGCAGCAGCGGCTCGGCAAGCGCTGGTTCGCCGGCTCCGCCGACGCGATCCTGCAGTCGCTCAACCTGATGCGTGACGAACGTCCGGACATCGTCGTCGTGGTCGGTGCCGACCACGTCTACCGGATGGACTTCTCGCAGATGGTGGAGGCGCACATCGCCTCCGGCCGCAGCGCCACGGTCGCCGCGATCCGGCAGCCGATCGAGCTGGCCGACCAGTTCGGCGTCATCAAGGTCGACGACGCGGACCCGACGCGCATCGAGGCGTTCCTCGAGAAGCCCAAGGACGCCACCGGCCTGCCCGACTCCCCGAACGAGGTGCTCGCCTCGATGGGCAACTACGTGTTCGACGCCGACGCGCTCGTCGACGCCGTGCTGCGTGACGGCCAGGTCGAGACGTCGGACCACGACATGGGCGGCGACATCATCCCCGACTTCGTCGCGCGCGGCGACGCCGGCGTGTACGACCTGCAGCGCAACGAGGTGCCCGGGTCGAACGACCGCGACAAGTACTACTGGCGCGACGTGGGCACGATCGACTCGTTCTTCGACGCGCACATGGACCTCATCGCCCCCGTGCCCGTGTTCAACCTGTACAACCAGGACTGGCCGATCTTCAACCAGCAGACGAACCTGCCCCCGGCGAAGTTCGTCCGCGACGCGAACGGCAACACCGGCGCGACCGTCGACTCCATCGTCTCCCTCGGCTGCCTGCTCTCCGGAGCCCAGGTCGAGCGCAGCGTCATCGGGCCGTGGGCGACGATCGACTCGCAGGCGAAGGTGCTCGACTCGATCGTGTTCGAGCGCGCGACCATCGGCGCCGGTGCGATCGTGAACCGGGCCATCCTCGACAAGGACGTCGTCCTCGAGCCGGGCGCGTCGGTCGGCCTCGACCGCGAAGCCGACGAGGCCCGCGGCTTCACCGTCACCGACTCCGGCATCACCGTCGTCGGCAAGGGCGTCCGGGTCGAGGCCTGA
- the glgA gene encoding glycogen synthase, with amino-acid sequence MRVDLLTREYPPEVYGGAGVHVAQLTAALRSGTDTDVRVRAFGGFRDEEGVWAYRTPAGLEQANGALQALGTDVQIAADVEGADLVHSHTWYANSAGRLAQLTHGIPHVVTAHSLEPLRPWKAEQLGGGYRLSSWMEREAFTNADGVVAVSKAMRADILRSYPSIDPDRVKVVYNGIDIDDWAPDRDDDAVRALGIDPDRPSVVFVGRITRQKGLPYLLRAVASLPEDVQVVLCAGAPDTPEILAEVTGLVEELRTRRDGVVWIDRMLEHREIVHVLSSATVFVCPSIYEPLGIVNLEAMACGIPVVGTKTGGIPEVVADGLTGRIVPIDQATDGTGTPTDPEQYVADLAATLNEVLADLGLAKLMGRAGRLRVESEFTWAAIATKTRAVYDEVLAGR; translated from the coding sequence GTGCGAGTCGATCTACTGACCAGGGAGTATCCGCCAGAGGTGTACGGCGGAGCCGGAGTCCACGTTGCCCAGCTGACCGCGGCGCTGCGGTCCGGGACGGACACCGATGTCCGCGTCCGGGCGTTCGGCGGGTTCCGCGACGAGGAGGGCGTGTGGGCGTACCGGACCCCCGCCGGCCTCGAGCAGGCGAACGGTGCGCTGCAGGCACTCGGCACCGACGTGCAGATCGCCGCCGACGTCGAGGGCGCCGACCTCGTGCACTCGCACACCTGGTACGCGAACTCCGCGGGCCGGTTGGCGCAGCTGACGCACGGCATCCCGCACGTCGTCACGGCGCACAGCCTCGAGCCGCTGCGTCCGTGGAAGGCCGAGCAGCTCGGCGGCGGCTACCGCCTGTCCAGCTGGATGGAGCGCGAGGCGTTCACGAACGCCGACGGCGTCGTCGCGGTGTCGAAGGCGATGCGCGCGGACATCCTGCGCTCGTACCCGTCGATCGACCCGGACCGCGTGAAGGTCGTCTACAACGGCATCGACATCGACGACTGGGCCCCGGACCGCGACGACGACGCCGTCCGCGCACTCGGCATCGACCCGGACCGTCCGAGCGTCGTGTTCGTCGGCCGCATCACCCGCCAGAAGGGGCTGCCGTACCTGCTCCGCGCGGTGGCGTCCCTGCCCGAGGACGTGCAGGTCGTCCTGTGCGCCGGGGCGCCCGACACACCGGAGATCCTCGCCGAGGTCACCGGGCTGGTCGAGGAGCTCCGCACCCGTCGCGACGGCGTCGTCTGGATCGACCGGATGCTGGAGCACCGCGAGATCGTGCACGTGCTCTCGAGCGCGACCGTCTTCGTCTGCCCGTCGATCTACGAGCCGCTCGGCATCGTGAACCTCGAGGCGATGGCCTGCGGGATCCCCGTCGTGGGCACGAAGACCGGCGGCATCCCCGAGGTCGTCGCCGACGGACTGACCGGCCGCATCGTGCCGATCGACCAGGCGACCGACGGCACCGGCACCCCGACCGACCCGGAGCAGTACGTCGCCGACCTGGCCGCGACCCTCAACGAGGTGCTGGCCGACCTCGGCCTCGCGAAGCTCATGGGACGCGCCGGCCGACTGCGCGTCGAGAGCGAGTTCACCTGGGCGGCGATCGCGACGAAGACGCGCGCCGTGTACGACGAGGTCCTCGCCGGACGCTGA
- a CDS encoding ABC transporter ATP-binding protein: MPSVVRLSDVSVVRNGATILDGISWEVQDDQRWVVLGANGAGKTTLLQVAGAQTFPTSGEVEVLGTELGGADLFDLRPRIGFASTALARRIPVTEKVIDVVLTAAYSVTGRWNEEYEELDVRRAQRVLEEWGLGSFTERTFGELSDGEQKRVQIARAVMTDPEVLFLDEPAASLDLGARESLVRTLGGYAQSEDSPAIVIVTHHVEEIPAGFTHALVLADGHVQAAGPIDEVLTAETLTTAFGVELTVSKDSGRWTARAV, encoded by the coding sequence ATGCCCTCGGTCGTGCGCTTGTCAGACGTCTCCGTGGTCCGCAACGGGGCCACCATCCTCGACGGGATCTCGTGGGAGGTGCAGGACGACCAGCGCTGGGTGGTGCTCGGTGCGAACGGTGCCGGCAAGACCACGTTGCTGCAGGTCGCCGGCGCGCAGACCTTCCCGACCTCCGGCGAGGTCGAGGTGCTCGGCACCGAGCTGGGCGGCGCCGACCTGTTCGACCTCCGCCCGCGCATCGGCTTCGCGTCGACCGCCCTCGCACGCCGCATCCCGGTGACCGAGAAGGTCATCGACGTCGTCCTGACCGCCGCGTACTCCGTCACCGGCCGCTGGAACGAGGAGTACGAGGAGCTCGACGTCCGTCGTGCCCAGCGGGTGCTCGAGGAGTGGGGCCTCGGCTCGTTCACCGAGCGGACCTTCGGCGAGCTGAGCGACGGCGAGCAGAAGCGCGTGCAGATCGCCCGGGCCGTCATGACCGACCCCGAGGTGCTCTTCCTGGACGAGCCGGCCGCCTCGCTCGACCTCGGCGCCCGCGAGAGCCTGGTCCGCACGCTCGGCGGCTACGCGCAGAGCGAGGACTCGCCGGCGATCGTCATCGTCACCCACCACGTCGAGGAGATCCCCGCGGGCTTCACGCACGCGCTCGTGCTCGCCGACGGGCACGTGCAGGCCGCGGGGCCCATCGACGAGGTCCTGACCGCCGAGACCCTGACCACCGCCTTCGGCGTCGAGCTCACCGTGTCGAAGGACTCCGGGCGCTGGACCGCCCGGGCCGTCTGA
- a CDS encoding type B 50S ribosomal protein L31: MKTDTHPEYRAIVFRDLASGETFLTRSTANSDKTIELDGATYPVIDVEISSASHPFYTGKQRILDSAGRVEKFNQRFKGFSK, from the coding sequence ATGAAGACCGACACCCACCCCGAGTACCGCGCCATCGTCTTCCGTGACCTGGCTTCCGGTGAGACGTTCCTGACGCGTTCGACCGCGAACAGCGACAAGACCATCGAGCTCGACGGTGCGACCTACCCGGTCATCGACGTCGAGATCTCGTCCGCCTCGCACCCGTTCTACACGGGCAAGCAGCGCATCCTCGACTCCGCCGGCCGCGTCGAGAAGTTCAACCAGCGCTTCAAGGGCTTCAGCAAGTAG
- a CDS encoding HAD family hydrolase, with product MTALVGFDLDRTVVYSSAALMLDGPDEAAPSLVVTEVYQGLPLSFMTRTAERALATLAAEAVVVPVTTRTVAQYRRIRLPLPDTGWAVTTNGAVVLHDGEPDADWTATLRTEMTAVSAPLPEVEERFATGLPPGAVLRARRAEDLFVYAIVDRAELPDTAVEAFAADLAALGWRVSVQGRKLYAVPVPIRKERALAAVAERIGATRTIAAGDSLLDREMLAWADVAIRPAHGELHAVGWTAPNLRVTSAQGVLAGEELIGLAAAAVAAERTPA from the coding sequence GTGACCGCGCTCGTCGGGTTCGACCTCGACCGCACCGTCGTGTACTCGTCCGCTGCGCTCATGCTCGACGGCCCCGACGAGGCCGCACCGTCCCTCGTCGTCACCGAGGTCTACCAGGGCCTGCCGCTGTCGTTCATGACCCGCACCGCGGAACGCGCGCTGGCGACCCTCGCGGCGGAGGCCGTCGTCGTCCCCGTGACGACCCGCACCGTCGCGCAGTACCGCCGAATCCGCCTCCCCCTGCCGGACACCGGGTGGGCGGTCACGACGAACGGCGCCGTCGTGCTGCACGACGGCGAGCCCGACGCGGACTGGACCGCGACGCTCCGGACCGAGATGACCGCGGTGTCCGCGCCGCTGCCCGAGGTCGAGGAGCGATTCGCGACCGGACTGCCCCCGGGTGCCGTCCTCCGCGCCCGCCGCGCCGAGGACCTGTTCGTGTACGCCATCGTCGACCGCGCGGAACTGCCGGACACCGCCGTCGAGGCCTTCGCCGCCGATCTGGCCGCACTCGGGTGGCGGGTCTCGGTGCAGGGGCGCAAGCTCTACGCCGTCCCGGTCCCGATCCGCAAGGAACGGGCCCTGGCCGCGGTGGCGGAGCGGATCGGGGCCACGCGGACGATCGCCGCCGGCGACTCCCTGCTCGACCGCGAGATGCTCGCGTGGGCCGACGTCGCGATCCGTCCCGCGCACGGCGAGCTGCACGCGGTGGGGTGGACGGCGCCGAACCTGCGCGTCACGAGCGCTCAGGGGGTACTCGCGGGCGAGGAGCTCATCGGGCTCGCGGCCGCCGCTGTGGCAGCGGAGCGCACACCCGCCTGA
- a CDS encoding phosphoribosyltransferase domain-containing protein, whose amino-acid sequence MTTTTTTTSLPTSLPTPADLGVTLVDDAATATTGAPGVPLSSLVRLALRRNPKRAHLLVSTVLAKHVPTVPAVALLAGEALGARVADVLDGGARFDATAAARLRAVLDAQAAAAGTGSAPEDAPSTRSGPADPARTGDAAAVDRHDALHRSATTLRTDLAAVRPLTSDALVLGFAETATALGALVAESLGAATLHSTRHDPAGATPAAGFDEAHSHATAHRLLPAEDDWLPADGTVVLVDDELSTGATARATIRALHALAPQRQWVVAALVDLRSDADVAATEALAAELGAPVAVVALGRGHVTLPAGLTTTAAELVATAAAPLTGGTPDAGPATTTATATATDTDTATDQADTASSSDGRSAPAPARASRPSSVTVVEAAPTAVDRTGTPAARVRTPRTDVEGVAADVAAVLGDDAGRVLVLGTEEHMATPLAVADALRRRSGADVLSSTTTRSPVAVLDDPAWPIRSGIRHRSHDVTVDGPGDRFAYNVHGFDAIVVLPEPGTDTALLDGPDGLLHTLAAVTPRVVLVTSALQSDAPEDRPAPRPLTGPSFGSYEPDDVTWLLQDLADAALEADTADRERAIQLEGANYAESLPVEYVPTEAYEELYRDALDRSADRIAEAVGIVTDLVLRDRPRAVLVSLARAGTPVGILMRRWAAEQRGVSLEHYTASIVRGVGIDETALRWLAAHHDPTQVVFVDGWTGKGAITRELTDALDRFAASDGVRFGDELAVLADPAGCTPLHGTRDDYLVPSACLNSTVSGLVSRTVFNGAWTPEGTLHGAKQYRELAGRDRSRSFVATIADRFDAVRPRVDAAVAADGGPAARAVDWRGMRTVEAIGAEYGIADLHLVKPGVGETTRVLLRRVPWQVLVRDPDDVDIAHVVALARERGVPVVTRPVLSYSCVGLIHPLGSRVTDATATPATTTGAEA is encoded by the coding sequence GTGACCACGACCACGACCACGACCAGCCTGCCGACCAGCCTGCCGACGCCCGCCGACCTCGGCGTGACCCTCGTCGACGACGCCGCGACCGCGACGACCGGCGCTCCCGGGGTGCCGCTGTCGTCCCTGGTGCGGCTGGCGCTGCGTCGGAACCCGAAGCGCGCCCACCTGCTCGTGTCGACTGTCCTGGCCAAGCACGTGCCGACGGTCCCCGCGGTCGCCCTGCTCGCCGGCGAGGCGCTCGGTGCCCGGGTGGCCGACGTCCTCGACGGCGGGGCGCGGTTCGACGCCACGGCCGCCGCGCGCCTCCGTGCCGTGCTCGACGCGCAGGCCGCCGCCGCCGGTACCGGGTCCGCCCCCGAGGACGCGCCGTCCACCCGCTCGGGACCAGCCGACCCCGCCCGCACCGGGGACGCCGCCGCCGTGGACCGTCACGATGCGCTGCACCGGTCCGCGACGACCCTCCGCACGGACCTCGCCGCCGTCCGCCCCCTGACCTCGGACGCCCTGGTCCTCGGCTTCGCGGAGACGGCGACCGCACTCGGCGCCCTGGTGGCCGAGTCCCTCGGCGCCGCCACCCTGCACTCGACCCGACACGACCCCGCCGGTGCCACCCCCGCCGCGGGGTTCGACGAGGCGCACTCGCACGCCACCGCCCACCGACTGCTGCCGGCCGAGGACGACTGGCTGCCGGCCGACGGCACCGTGGTCCTCGTCGATGACGAGCTGAGCACCGGCGCCACCGCCCGCGCCACGATCCGTGCCCTGCACGCGCTCGCACCGCAGCGGCAGTGGGTCGTCGCCGCGCTCGTCGACCTGCGGTCCGACGCGGACGTCGCCGCGACCGAGGCCCTCGCCGCCGAGCTCGGCGCGCCCGTCGCGGTCGTCGCGCTCGGTCGCGGGCACGTGACGCTGCCCGCGGGGCTGACCACGACCGCCGCGGAGCTCGTCGCCACCGCGGCCGCGCCGCTCACGGGCGGCACGCCCGACGCCGGCCCGGCGACCACGACCGCGACCGCTACCGCTACCGACACCGACACCGCTACCGACCAGGCCGACACGGCGTCGTCGTCGGACGGGAGGTCCGCACCGGCCCCGGCCCGCGCCTCCCGTCCGTCGTCGGTGACGGTCGTCGAGGCGGCTCCGACCGCGGTCGACCGGACCGGGACGCCCGCCGCCCGGGTGCGCACGCCGCGCACGGACGTGGAGGGCGTCGCCGCCGACGTCGCCGCCGTGCTCGGGGACGACGCCGGACGCGTCCTGGTGCTCGGCACCGAGGAGCACATGGCGACCCCGCTCGCCGTGGCGGACGCGCTCCGCCGCCGCAGCGGAGCCGACGTGCTCTCGTCCACGACGACCCGCTCCCCCGTCGCCGTGCTCGACGACCCGGCGTGGCCGATCCGGTCCGGCATCCGGCACCGGTCGCACGACGTCACGGTGGACGGTCCGGGCGACCGGTTCGCCTACAACGTGCACGGATTCGACGCGATCGTCGTCCTCCCCGAACCGGGCACCGACACGGCGCTGCTCGACGGACCCGACGGCCTCTTGCACACGCTTGCCGCGGTGACCCCGCGCGTGGTGCTCGTCACGAGCGCGCTGCAGTCCGACGCACCCGAGGACCGACCGGCCCCGCGCCCGCTCACCGGCCCGTCGTTCGGCTCCTACGAACCCGACGACGTCACCTGGCTGCTGCAGGACCTCGCGGACGCCGCACTCGAGGCGGACACCGCGGACCGTGAGCGGGCCATCCAGCTCGAGGGGGCGAACTACGCCGAGTCCCTGCCCGTCGAGTACGTGCCGACCGAGGCGTACGAGGAGCTCTACCGCGACGCCCTCGACCGCTCGGCGGACCGGATCGCCGAGGCGGTCGGCATCGTGACCGACCTCGTCCTCCGCGACCGCCCGCGCGCGGTGCTCGTGTCGCTCGCCCGTGCCGGCACCCCGGTCGGGATCCTCATGCGGCGCTGGGCCGCCGAGCAGCGTGGCGTGTCCCTTGAGCACTACACGGCGAGCATCGTCCGCGGGGTGGGCATCGACGAGACCGCCCTCCGCTGGCTCGCCGCGCACCACGACCCGACCCAGGTGGTCTTCGTCGACGGCTGGACCGGCAAGGGGGCGATCACCCGGGAGCTGACCGACGCCCTGGACCGGTTCGCCGCCTCCGACGGTGTGCGCTTCGGCGACGAGCTGGCGGTCCTGGCCGACCCGGCCGGGTGCACGCCCCTGCACGGCACCCGCGACGACTACCTCGTGCCGTCCGCCTGCCTCAACTCGACGGTGTCCGGGCTGGTGTCCCGCACCGTGTTCAACGGGGCCTGGACGCCGGAGGGCACCCTGCACGGCGCGAAGCAGTACCGCGAGCTCGCCGGCCGTGACCGCTCCCGTTCCTTCGTCGCGACGATCGCCGACCGGTTCGACGCCGTCCGACCCCGGGTCGACGCAGCCGTGGCGGCCGACGGCGGCCCCGCGGCCCGCGCGGTCGACTGGCGCGGCATGCGCACCGTCGAGGCAATCGGTGCCGAGTACGGCATCGCGGACCTGCACCTCGTCAAGCCGGGCGTCGGCGAGACCACCCGCGTGCTGCTCCGGCGCGTGCCGTGGCAGGTGCTCGTGCGCGACCCGGACGACGTCGACATCGCGCACGTGGTCGCCCTCGCCCGCGAGCGGGGCGTCCCCGTCGTGACGCGCCCCGTCCTGTCCTACAGCTGCGTGGGGCTCATCCACCCGCTCGGCAGCCGCGTGACGGACGCGACCGCCACCCCGGCGACGACGACCGGAGCCGAGGCGTGA
- a CDS encoding HpcH/HpaI aldolase/citrate lyase family protein, whose protein sequence is MTRAPLRQPPRTGRPVPPSPEDVTRDSDQDLRAVALGATLYTPGIRPDLVRDVRRQTELGAGSIVLCLEDSVADDDLPTAEANVEAALRTLSEDVDAATLPQLFLRVRTPDHFARLLDRLGDRALDALSGVVLPKFEDGPESGARWFEVLDAANAGRPAARRLLVMPILESPAIMHRESRTEALADVRELLLARRSDVLAVRIGATDLSSVYGLRRPSHLTVHDVQVLASVIGDVVNVLGRARDGFVVAGPVWEHYPDSDRVFRTQLRTTPFQEAGDLQLRRQLLLEGFDGLLREVTLDRANGLTGKTVIHPRHVPLVHAMSVVSDEEYSDASDVLANATGGVAASRYGNKMNEMKPHHAWAERTMLRARAFGVTTPDVTYVDLLERSLP, encoded by the coding sequence CTGACCCGTGCGCCACTTCGCCAACCTCCCCGAACAGGACGCCCTGTTCCTCCGAGCCCCGAGGACGTCACGCGGGACAGCGACCAGGACCTCCGGGCCGTCGCCCTCGGCGCGACGCTCTACACGCCGGGGATCCGGCCCGACCTCGTCCGTGACGTCCGACGGCAGACCGAGCTCGGCGCCGGGTCGATCGTGCTCTGCCTCGAGGACTCGGTGGCCGACGACGACCTGCCGACGGCCGAGGCGAACGTCGAGGCCGCCCTCCGCACCCTGTCCGAGGACGTCGACGCGGCGACGCTGCCGCAGCTGTTCCTCCGGGTCCGGACGCCCGACCACTTCGCGCGGCTCCTCGACCGGCTCGGGGACCGGGCGCTCGACGCACTGAGCGGTGTCGTGCTCCCGAAGTTCGAGGACGGCCCGGAGTCCGGCGCCCGGTGGTTCGAGGTGCTCGACGCCGCGAACGCCGGACGACCCGCCGCCCGACGGCTGCTCGTCATGCCGATCCTCGAGTCGCCGGCGATCATGCACCGGGAGTCGCGGACCGAGGCCCTCGCCGACGTCCGCGAGCTGCTCCTCGCCCGGCGCAGCGACGTCCTCGCGGTGCGGATCGGCGCGACCGACCTGTCGAGCGTGTACGGCCTGCGGCGTCCGTCGCACCTGACGGTTCACGACGTGCAGGTGCTCGCCTCGGTGATCGGCGACGTGGTGAACGTCCTCGGGCGGGCCCGGGACGGCTTCGTCGTCGCCGGTCCGGTGTGGGAGCACTACCCCGACTCCGACCGGGTGTTCCGCACGCAGCTGCGCACGACGCCGTTCCAGGAGGCCGGCGACCTCCAGCTGCGCCGCCAGTTGCTGCTCGAGGGCTTCGACGGGCTCCTCCGCGAGGTCACGCTCGACCGTGCGAACGGCCTGACCGGCAAGACCGTCATCCACCCGCGCCACGTGCCGCTCGTGCACGCGATGTCGGTGGTAAGCGACGAGGAGTATTCCGACGCGTCCGACGTGCTCGCGAACGCCACGGGCGGGGTCGCGGCCTCGCGCTACGGCAACAAGATGAACGAGATGAAGCCGCACCACGCCTGGGCGGAGCGCACGATGCTCCGCGCCCGGGCGTTCGGTGTGACCACCCCGGACGTGACCTACGTCGACCTGCTCGAGCGGAGCCTCCCGTGA